The Rhododendron vialii isolate Sample 1 chromosome 8a, ASM3025357v1 genome has a window encoding:
- the LOC131335563 gene encoding ATPase 10, plasma membrane-type-like isoform X2, whose translation MAEDLETPLLDPGNFSREGGIDLERLPLEEVFEQLRTSQGGLTSENAEVRLQIFGPNKLEEKTENKILKFLGFMWNPLSWVMEAAAVMAIVLANGGGQGPDWQDFIGIVCLLLINSTISFIEENNAGNAAASLMARLAPKTKVLRDGRWQEQDAAVLVPGDIISIKLGDIIPADARLLEGDSLRIDQAIYFSDELINALHIFFLSALTGESLPVTKRTGDEVFSGSTCKHGEIEAVVIATGVHSFFGKAAHLVDSTEVVGHFQQVLTSIGNFCICSIAVGMLLEIIVMYPIQNRSYRDGINNLLVLLIGGIPIAMPTVLSVTLAIGSHRLSQQGAITKRMTAIEEMAGMDVLCSDKTGTLTLNRLTVDRNLIEVFHKDMDKDMVVLLAARASRLENQDAIDTAIVSMLADPKEARANISEVHFRPFNPVDKRTAITYIDSDGNWYRASKGSPEQILNLCEEKEQIAGKVHAIIDKFAERGLRSLGVAIQEVPEKSKESPGGPWKFCGLLPLFDPPRHDSAETIRKALHLGVCVKMITGDQLAIAKETGRRLGMGTNMYPSSSLLGRERDGIEALPVDELIEKADGFAGVFPEHKYEIVKILQQKKHVVGMTGDGVNDAPALKKADIGIAVADATDAARSASDIVLTEPGLNVIISAVLTSRAIFQRMKNYTIYAVSITIRIVLGFTLLALIWEYDFPPFMVLIIAILNDGTIMTISQDRVKPSPGPDSWKLDEIFATGVVIGTYLALVTVLFYWVVEGTSFFEDHFHARSLSGNSEEISSAIYLQVSIISQALIFVTRSQSWSFMERPGTLLMCAFVLAQLVATLIAVYAEISFASISGIGWGWAGIIWLYSLIFYIPLDVIKFAVRYAWSGAAWNLVFDRKTAFTSKHDYGKDDREAKWVLSQRTIQGLMSGELEISRTSSLIAEQARRRAEIARLRESHTLRGHVESVARLKNLDSRIIQGPYTV comes from the exons ATGGCTGAAGATCTTGAGACGCCACTGCtggatcctgggaatttcagtAGGGAAGGAGGGATTGATCTG GAACGCTTACCATTGGAAGAAGTTTTCGAACAATTGAGAACATCCCAAGGAGGCCTAACCTCTGAAAATGCAGAGGTTCGATTGCAAATATTTGGCCCAAACAAGCTTGAAGAAAAGACA GagaacaaaattttaaagtttctCGGTTTCATGTGGAATCCTTTGTCATGGGTCATGGAAGCAGCAGCAGTGATGGCAATTGTCCTTGCTAATGGAGGA GGGCAAGGTCCTGACTGGCAAGACTTCATAGGGATTGTTTGCCTGCTTCTAATAAATTCAACGATTAGCTTCATTGAGGAAAACAATGCTGGTAATGCAGCGGCATCCCTTATGGCACGTTTAGCTCCAAAAACAAAG GTCCTTAGAGATGGCCGTTGGCAAGAGCAAGATGCAGCTGTTTTAGTACCTGGAGATATTATCAGCATAAAGCTAGGAGATATCATACCTGCAGATGCTCGTCTGCTTGAGGGAGATTCACTGAGAATTGACCAGGCAATATACTTTTCTGATGAACTAATTAATGCGctacatattttctttttg TCAGCTCTTACTGGAGAATCACTGCCTGTCACCAAGAGGACCGGCGATGAAGTTTTTTCTGGTTCGACATGTAAGCATGGAGAGATTGAAGCTGTAGTGATAGCAACTGGAGTTCACTCTTTCTTTGGAAAAGCTGCACATCTAGTTGATTCAACAGAAGTAGTTGGTCACTTCCAACAG GTTCTTACTTCCATTGGGAATTTCTGCATTTGCTCTATAGCTGTGGGGATGCTTCTGGAAATCATTGTCATGTACCCTATACAGAATCGTTCATACAGAGATGGAATCAACAACCTTCTTGTGCTATTGATTGGAGGAATACCCATAGCCATGCCAACAGTATTGTCTGTCACACTTGCAATCGGTTCACATCGACTCTCTCAGCAG GGCGCCATTACAAAGAGGATGACAGCAATTGAAGAAATGGCTGGAATGGATGTCCTCTGCAGTGATAAAACTGGAACACTGACACTGAACCGCCTCACCGTTGATCGAAACCTTATTGAG GTTTTTCATAAAGATATGGACAAAGACATGGTTGTCTTGCTTGCTGCCAGAGCATCAAGGCTGGAGAATCAGGATGCCATTGATACAGCCATCGTTAGCATGCTTGCTGATCCAAAGGAG GCACGCGCAAACATCTCAGAAGTACATTTCAGGCCTTTCAATCCTGTGGACAAACGCACGGCCATTACCTACATTGATTCTGATGGCAACTGGTATCGGGCTAGCAAAGGATCTCCTGAACAG ATTCTAAACCTCTGTGAAGAGAAGGAACAAATTGCTGGAAAAGTGCATGCCATTATTGACAAGTTCGCTGAACGTGGCTTGCGGTCTCTTGGAGTTGCTATTCAG GAAGTTCCAGAAAAATCAAAGGAGAGTCCTGGTGGTCCATGGAAATTTTGTGGCTTGTTGCCTTTGTTTGATCCTCCAAGGCATGATAGTGCAGAGACCATTCGAAAAGCACTTCACCTTGGGGTTTGTGTTAAGATGATTACAG GTGATCAGTTGGCAATTGCAAAGGAGACAGGTCGACGACTTGGCATGGGAACTAATATGTACCCCTCCTCATCGTTGTTGGGCCGTGAAAGGGATGGAATTGAAGCCCTTCCGGTGGATGAGCTCATCGAAAAGGCAGATGGCTTTGCGGGTGTATTTCCTG AACATAAATACGAGATTGTGAAGATTCTGCAACAAAAGAAGCATGTTGTTGGAATGACTGGAGATGGTGTGAATGATGCACCTGCTTTAAAGAAAGCAGATATTGGAATAGCAGTTGCAGATGCTACAGACGCAGCAAGGAGTGCTTCTGATATTGTATTGACAGAGCCAGGCTTAAACGTGATTATCAGTGCTGTTTTAACTAGCCGAGCTATATTCCAAAGAATGAAGAACTATACA ATATATGCTGTCTCCATAACAATTCGGATTGTG CTTGGTTTTACGCTCCTGGCATTGATATGGGAATACGACTTCCCACCTTTCATGGTTTTGATAATAGCAATATTGAATGATG GGACCATAATGACTATTTCCCAAGACAGAGTAAAGCCATCTCCTGGACCTGACAGTTGGAAGCTTGATGAAATATTTGCAACTGGCGTTGTCATTGGCACTTATCTTGCTTTAGTTACTGTTTTGTTTTACTGGGTTGTAGAAGGCACTTCTTTCTTTGAG GACCATTTTCATGCAAGGTCCTTATCCGGAAATTCTGAAGAAATTTCTTCTGCTATATATTTGCAAGTCAGCATTATCAGCCAAGCTCTTATATTTGTTACTCGAAGTCAAAGTTGGTCATTCATGGAGAGGCCTGGGACTCTCCTGATGTGTGCATTTGTGTTGGCTCAACTG GTCGCTACCTTGATTGCAGTCTATGCAGAGATAAGCTTTGCTTCAATTAGTGGCATTGGATGGGGATGGGCAGGTATTATATGGTTATATAGTTTGATTTTCTACATTCCCCTCGACGTAATCAAGTTTGCAGTTCGCTATGCTTGGAGTGGAGCGGCTTGGAATCTAGTGTTTGATAGGAAG ACGGCTTTCACATCTAAACATGATTACGGAAAGGACGATAGAGAGGCTAAGTGGGTACTTTCTCAAAGAACAATCCAAGGACTGATGTCTGGAGAGTTGGAAATCAGTAGGACATCTTCTCTGATTGCTGAACAGGCCAGGCGTCGTGCTGAAATAGCCAG GCTACGAGAATCGCACACTTTGAGAGGACATGTAGAGTCAGTGGCAAGGCTTAAAAATTTGGACTCTCGAATAATTCAGGGGCCTTATACGGTCTAA
- the LOC131335563 gene encoding ATPase 10, plasma membrane-type-like isoform X4, translating into MAEDLETPLLDPGNFSREGGIDLERLPLEEVFEQLRTSQGGLTSENAEVRLQIFGPNKLEEKTENKILKFLGFMWNPLSWVMEAAAVMAIVLANGGGQGPDWQDFIGIVCLLLINSTISFIEENNAGNAAASLMARLAPKTKVLRDGRWQEQDAAVLVPGDIISIKLGDIIPADARLLEGDSLRIDQSALTGESLPVTKRTGDEVFSGSTCKHGEIEAVVIATGVHSFFGKAAHLVDSTEVVGHFQQVLTSIGNFCICSIAVGMLLEIIVMYPIQNRSYRDGINNLLVLLIGGIPIAMPTVLSVTLAIGSHRLSQQGAITKRMTAIEEMAGMDVLCSDKTGTLTLNRLTVDRNLIEVFHKDMDKDMVVLLAARASRLENQDAIDTAIVSMLADPKEARANISEVHFRPFNPVDKRTAITYIDSDGNWYRASKGSPEQILNLCEEKEQIAGKVHAIIDKFAERGLRSLGVAIQEVPEKSKESPGGPWKFCGLLPLFDPPRHDSAETIRKALHLGVCVKMITGDQLAIAKETGRRLGMGTNMYPSSSLLGRERDGIEALPVDELIEKADGFAGVFPEHKYEIVKILQQKKHVVGMTGDGVNDAPALKKADIGIAVADATDAARSASDIVLTEPGLNVIISAVLTSRAIFQRMKNYTIYAVSITIRIVLGFTLLALIWEYDFPPFMVLIIAILNDGTIMTISQDRVKPSPGPDSWKLDEIFATGVVIGTYLALVTVLFYWVVEGTSFFEDHFHARSLSGNSEEISSAIYLQVSIISQALIFVTRSQSWSFMERPGTLLMCAFVLAQLVATLIAVYAEISFASISGIGWGWAGIIWLYSLIFYIPLDVIKFAVRYAWSGAAWNLVFDRKTAFTSKHDYGKDDREAKWVLSQRTIQGLMSGELEISRTSSLIAEQARRRAEIARLRESHTLRGHVESVARLKNLDSRIIQGPYTV; encoded by the exons ATGGCTGAAGATCTTGAGACGCCACTGCtggatcctgggaatttcagtAGGGAAGGAGGGATTGATCTG GAACGCTTACCATTGGAAGAAGTTTTCGAACAATTGAGAACATCCCAAGGAGGCCTAACCTCTGAAAATGCAGAGGTTCGATTGCAAATATTTGGCCCAAACAAGCTTGAAGAAAAGACA GagaacaaaattttaaagtttctCGGTTTCATGTGGAATCCTTTGTCATGGGTCATGGAAGCAGCAGCAGTGATGGCAATTGTCCTTGCTAATGGAGGA GGGCAAGGTCCTGACTGGCAAGACTTCATAGGGATTGTTTGCCTGCTTCTAATAAATTCAACGATTAGCTTCATTGAGGAAAACAATGCTGGTAATGCAGCGGCATCCCTTATGGCACGTTTAGCTCCAAAAACAAAG GTCCTTAGAGATGGCCGTTGGCAAGAGCAAGATGCAGCTGTTTTAGTACCTGGAGATATTATCAGCATAAAGCTAGGAGATATCATACCTGCAGATGCTCGTCTGCTTGAGGGAGATTCACTGAGAATTGACCAG TCAGCTCTTACTGGAGAATCACTGCCTGTCACCAAGAGGACCGGCGATGAAGTTTTTTCTGGTTCGACATGTAAGCATGGAGAGATTGAAGCTGTAGTGATAGCAACTGGAGTTCACTCTTTCTTTGGAAAAGCTGCACATCTAGTTGATTCAACAGAAGTAGTTGGTCACTTCCAACAG GTTCTTACTTCCATTGGGAATTTCTGCATTTGCTCTATAGCTGTGGGGATGCTTCTGGAAATCATTGTCATGTACCCTATACAGAATCGTTCATACAGAGATGGAATCAACAACCTTCTTGTGCTATTGATTGGAGGAATACCCATAGCCATGCCAACAGTATTGTCTGTCACACTTGCAATCGGTTCACATCGACTCTCTCAGCAG GGCGCCATTACAAAGAGGATGACAGCAATTGAAGAAATGGCTGGAATGGATGTCCTCTGCAGTGATAAAACTGGAACACTGACACTGAACCGCCTCACCGTTGATCGAAACCTTATTGAG GTTTTTCATAAAGATATGGACAAAGACATGGTTGTCTTGCTTGCTGCCAGAGCATCAAGGCTGGAGAATCAGGATGCCATTGATACAGCCATCGTTAGCATGCTTGCTGATCCAAAGGAG GCACGCGCAAACATCTCAGAAGTACATTTCAGGCCTTTCAATCCTGTGGACAAACGCACGGCCATTACCTACATTGATTCTGATGGCAACTGGTATCGGGCTAGCAAAGGATCTCCTGAACAG ATTCTAAACCTCTGTGAAGAGAAGGAACAAATTGCTGGAAAAGTGCATGCCATTATTGACAAGTTCGCTGAACGTGGCTTGCGGTCTCTTGGAGTTGCTATTCAG GAAGTTCCAGAAAAATCAAAGGAGAGTCCTGGTGGTCCATGGAAATTTTGTGGCTTGTTGCCTTTGTTTGATCCTCCAAGGCATGATAGTGCAGAGACCATTCGAAAAGCACTTCACCTTGGGGTTTGTGTTAAGATGATTACAG GTGATCAGTTGGCAATTGCAAAGGAGACAGGTCGACGACTTGGCATGGGAACTAATATGTACCCCTCCTCATCGTTGTTGGGCCGTGAAAGGGATGGAATTGAAGCCCTTCCGGTGGATGAGCTCATCGAAAAGGCAGATGGCTTTGCGGGTGTATTTCCTG AACATAAATACGAGATTGTGAAGATTCTGCAACAAAAGAAGCATGTTGTTGGAATGACTGGAGATGGTGTGAATGATGCACCTGCTTTAAAGAAAGCAGATATTGGAATAGCAGTTGCAGATGCTACAGACGCAGCAAGGAGTGCTTCTGATATTGTATTGACAGAGCCAGGCTTAAACGTGATTATCAGTGCTGTTTTAACTAGCCGAGCTATATTCCAAAGAATGAAGAACTATACA ATATATGCTGTCTCCATAACAATTCGGATTGTG CTTGGTTTTACGCTCCTGGCATTGATATGGGAATACGACTTCCCACCTTTCATGGTTTTGATAATAGCAATATTGAATGATG GGACCATAATGACTATTTCCCAAGACAGAGTAAAGCCATCTCCTGGACCTGACAGTTGGAAGCTTGATGAAATATTTGCAACTGGCGTTGTCATTGGCACTTATCTTGCTTTAGTTACTGTTTTGTTTTACTGGGTTGTAGAAGGCACTTCTTTCTTTGAG GACCATTTTCATGCAAGGTCCTTATCCGGAAATTCTGAAGAAATTTCTTCTGCTATATATTTGCAAGTCAGCATTATCAGCCAAGCTCTTATATTTGTTACTCGAAGTCAAAGTTGGTCATTCATGGAGAGGCCTGGGACTCTCCTGATGTGTGCATTTGTGTTGGCTCAACTG GTCGCTACCTTGATTGCAGTCTATGCAGAGATAAGCTTTGCTTCAATTAGTGGCATTGGATGGGGATGGGCAGGTATTATATGGTTATATAGTTTGATTTTCTACATTCCCCTCGACGTAATCAAGTTTGCAGTTCGCTATGCTTGGAGTGGAGCGGCTTGGAATCTAGTGTTTGATAGGAAG ACGGCTTTCACATCTAAACATGATTACGGAAAGGACGATAGAGAGGCTAAGTGGGTACTTTCTCAAAGAACAATCCAAGGACTGATGTCTGGAGAGTTGGAAATCAGTAGGACATCTTCTCTGATTGCTGAACAGGCCAGGCGTCGTGCTGAAATAGCCAG GCTACGAGAATCGCACACTTTGAGAGGACATGTAGAGTCAGTGGCAAGGCTTAAAAATTTGGACTCTCGAATAATTCAGGGGCCTTATACGGTCTAA
- the LOC131335563 gene encoding ATPase 10, plasma membrane-type-like isoform X7, which translates to MAEDLETPLLDPGNFSREGGIDLERLPLEEVFEQLRTSQGGLTSENAEVRLQIFGPNKLEEKTENKILKFLGFMWNPLSWVMEAAAVMAIVLANGGGQGPDWQDFIGIVCLLLINSTISFIEENNAGNAAASLMARLAPKTKSALTGESLPVTKRTGDEVFSGSTCKHGEIEAVVIATGVHSFFGKAAHLVDSTEVVGHFQQVLTSIGNFCICSIAVGMLLEIIVMYPIQNRSYRDGINNLLVLLIGGIPIAMPTVLSVTLAIGSHRLSQQGAITKRMTAIEEMAGMDVLCSDKTGTLTLNRLTVDRNLIEVFHKDMDKDMVVLLAARASRLENQDAIDTAIVSMLADPKEARANISEVHFRPFNPVDKRTAITYIDSDGNWYRASKGSPEQILNLCEEKEQIAGKVHAIIDKFAERGLRSLGVAIQEVPEKSKESPGGPWKFCGLLPLFDPPRHDSAETIRKALHLGVCVKMITGDQLAIAKETGRRLGMGTNMYPSSSLLGRERDGIEALPVDELIEKADGFAGVFPEHKYEIVKILQQKKHVVGMTGDGVNDAPALKKADIGIAVADATDAARSASDIVLTEPGLNVIISAVLTSRAIFQRMKNYTIYAVSITIRIVLGFTLLALIWEYDFPPFMVLIIAILNDGTIMTISQDRVKPSPGPDSWKLDEIFATGVVIGTYLALVTVLFYWVVEGTSFFEDHFHARSLSGNSEEISSAIYLQVSIISQALIFVTRSQSWSFMERPGTLLMCAFVLAQLVATLIAVYAEISFASISGIGWGWAGIIWLYSLIFYIPLDVIKFAVRYAWSGAAWNLVFDRKTAFTSKHDYGKDDREAKWVLSQRTIQGLMSGELEISRTSSLIAEQARRRAEIARLRESHTLRGHVESVARLKNLDSRIIQGPYTV; encoded by the exons ATGGCTGAAGATCTTGAGACGCCACTGCtggatcctgggaatttcagtAGGGAAGGAGGGATTGATCTG GAACGCTTACCATTGGAAGAAGTTTTCGAACAATTGAGAACATCCCAAGGAGGCCTAACCTCTGAAAATGCAGAGGTTCGATTGCAAATATTTGGCCCAAACAAGCTTGAAGAAAAGACA GagaacaaaattttaaagtttctCGGTTTCATGTGGAATCCTTTGTCATGGGTCATGGAAGCAGCAGCAGTGATGGCAATTGTCCTTGCTAATGGAGGA GGGCAAGGTCCTGACTGGCAAGACTTCATAGGGATTGTTTGCCTGCTTCTAATAAATTCAACGATTAGCTTCATTGAGGAAAACAATGCTGGTAATGCAGCGGCATCCCTTATGGCACGTTTAGCTCCAAAAACAAAG TCAGCTCTTACTGGAGAATCACTGCCTGTCACCAAGAGGACCGGCGATGAAGTTTTTTCTGGTTCGACATGTAAGCATGGAGAGATTGAAGCTGTAGTGATAGCAACTGGAGTTCACTCTTTCTTTGGAAAAGCTGCACATCTAGTTGATTCAACAGAAGTAGTTGGTCACTTCCAACAG GTTCTTACTTCCATTGGGAATTTCTGCATTTGCTCTATAGCTGTGGGGATGCTTCTGGAAATCATTGTCATGTACCCTATACAGAATCGTTCATACAGAGATGGAATCAACAACCTTCTTGTGCTATTGATTGGAGGAATACCCATAGCCATGCCAACAGTATTGTCTGTCACACTTGCAATCGGTTCACATCGACTCTCTCAGCAG GGCGCCATTACAAAGAGGATGACAGCAATTGAAGAAATGGCTGGAATGGATGTCCTCTGCAGTGATAAAACTGGAACACTGACACTGAACCGCCTCACCGTTGATCGAAACCTTATTGAG GTTTTTCATAAAGATATGGACAAAGACATGGTTGTCTTGCTTGCTGCCAGAGCATCAAGGCTGGAGAATCAGGATGCCATTGATACAGCCATCGTTAGCATGCTTGCTGATCCAAAGGAG GCACGCGCAAACATCTCAGAAGTACATTTCAGGCCTTTCAATCCTGTGGACAAACGCACGGCCATTACCTACATTGATTCTGATGGCAACTGGTATCGGGCTAGCAAAGGATCTCCTGAACAG ATTCTAAACCTCTGTGAAGAGAAGGAACAAATTGCTGGAAAAGTGCATGCCATTATTGACAAGTTCGCTGAACGTGGCTTGCGGTCTCTTGGAGTTGCTATTCAG GAAGTTCCAGAAAAATCAAAGGAGAGTCCTGGTGGTCCATGGAAATTTTGTGGCTTGTTGCCTTTGTTTGATCCTCCAAGGCATGATAGTGCAGAGACCATTCGAAAAGCACTTCACCTTGGGGTTTGTGTTAAGATGATTACAG GTGATCAGTTGGCAATTGCAAAGGAGACAGGTCGACGACTTGGCATGGGAACTAATATGTACCCCTCCTCATCGTTGTTGGGCCGTGAAAGGGATGGAATTGAAGCCCTTCCGGTGGATGAGCTCATCGAAAAGGCAGATGGCTTTGCGGGTGTATTTCCTG AACATAAATACGAGATTGTGAAGATTCTGCAACAAAAGAAGCATGTTGTTGGAATGACTGGAGATGGTGTGAATGATGCACCTGCTTTAAAGAAAGCAGATATTGGAATAGCAGTTGCAGATGCTACAGACGCAGCAAGGAGTGCTTCTGATATTGTATTGACAGAGCCAGGCTTAAACGTGATTATCAGTGCTGTTTTAACTAGCCGAGCTATATTCCAAAGAATGAAGAACTATACA ATATATGCTGTCTCCATAACAATTCGGATTGTG CTTGGTTTTACGCTCCTGGCATTGATATGGGAATACGACTTCCCACCTTTCATGGTTTTGATAATAGCAATATTGAATGATG GGACCATAATGACTATTTCCCAAGACAGAGTAAAGCCATCTCCTGGACCTGACAGTTGGAAGCTTGATGAAATATTTGCAACTGGCGTTGTCATTGGCACTTATCTTGCTTTAGTTACTGTTTTGTTTTACTGGGTTGTAGAAGGCACTTCTTTCTTTGAG GACCATTTTCATGCAAGGTCCTTATCCGGAAATTCTGAAGAAATTTCTTCTGCTATATATTTGCAAGTCAGCATTATCAGCCAAGCTCTTATATTTGTTACTCGAAGTCAAAGTTGGTCATTCATGGAGAGGCCTGGGACTCTCCTGATGTGTGCATTTGTGTTGGCTCAACTG GTCGCTACCTTGATTGCAGTCTATGCAGAGATAAGCTTTGCTTCAATTAGTGGCATTGGATGGGGATGGGCAGGTATTATATGGTTATATAGTTTGATTTTCTACATTCCCCTCGACGTAATCAAGTTTGCAGTTCGCTATGCTTGGAGTGGAGCGGCTTGGAATCTAGTGTTTGATAGGAAG ACGGCTTTCACATCTAAACATGATTACGGAAAGGACGATAGAGAGGCTAAGTGGGTACTTTCTCAAAGAACAATCCAAGGACTGATGTCTGGAGAGTTGGAAATCAGTAGGACATCTTCTCTGATTGCTGAACAGGCCAGGCGTCGTGCTGAAATAGCCAG GCTACGAGAATCGCACACTTTGAGAGGACATGTAGAGTCAGTGGCAAGGCTTAAAAATTTGGACTCTCGAATAATTCAGGGGCCTTATACGGTCTAA